A section of the Arabiibacter massiliensis genome encodes:
- a CDS encoding ImmA/IrrE family metallo-endopeptidase, producing the protein MRRRDEAARQAEELRADFGKDNLSPIDVLACAREVPRLTTVAYPLGDSISGMCVKHDDFSLIAYNSAQTLGRQRFTLAHELYHLFFDDAAATTVCPKSTKRYDEAEWAADTFASHFLLPYHALRNELRAQGLAPDAAVNDERLLASVVAIEQKFGISRLALLVRLQDEGIVNAAQKDALGRNVKAGARRLGYPTALYEPLRGSRARMADGDYIDRIADLFGEGVLSQGKAEELLADGFRDDIFIETFEDGELVD; encoded by the coding sequence CCCCATCGACGTGCTCGCCTGCGCGCGCGAGGTTCCGCGGCTCACCACGGTGGCCTACCCGCTGGGCGACTCCATCAGCGGCATGTGCGTCAAGCACGACGACTTCTCGCTCATCGCGTACAACTCCGCCCAGACGCTCGGCCGGCAGCGCTTCACGCTCGCCCACGAGCTGTACCACCTGTTCTTCGACGACGCGGCCGCCACGACCGTCTGCCCGAAGAGTACGAAGCGCTACGACGAGGCAGAGTGGGCGGCCGATACGTTCGCCTCGCATTTCCTGCTGCCCTACCACGCCCTGCGAAACGAGCTGCGGGCACAGGGGCTCGCCCCGGACGCAGCGGTAAACGACGAGCGATTGCTCGCATCCGTCGTGGCCATCGAGCAGAAGTTCGGCATCTCGCGCCTGGCCCTTCTCGTGCGCCTGCAGGACGAGGGGATCGTGAACGCTGCGCAGAAAGACGCGCTCGGCCGCAACGTGAAGGCGGGCGCCCGCAGGCTCGGCTACCCGACGGCCCTGTATGAGCCGCTCCGCGGGAGCAGGGCGCGCATGGCCGACGGCGACTACATCGATCGCATAGCGGACCTCTTCGGCGAGGGCGTCCTGTCGCAAGGCAAGGCGGAGGAGCTCTTGGCCGACGGGTTCCGCGACGACATCTTCATCGAGACCTTCGAGGACGGCGAGCTCGTTGACTGA
- a CDS encoding MBL fold metallo-hydrolase: MSYTQVNANPDVFEIKVPFANVSTSATNCFVVMDGGEALVVDTGAPTDEGAGVLDAALDELGVDRARATFFLTHLHLDHAGLVDRVVPEGAPLLMSAVDFDAVRASRASTAYDASRRRLVAEGVGASDASGYARYAVEPPLFDPERVRATFVSEGDEVPVGRFRFQVIEVPGHTPGHLALFEPDSGILFGGDHVLFVISPGIAPSPDGADSLQAYLDSLAKVRALGCSRLFVSHGEPRDDFAERIDWLEAHHRERLEEAAGIVAAHPGLTGEQVVRRIKWNVPHDAWEDISFVQRWCILMEGLVILDHLADRGLVRREEGEAGVRRYF; encoded by the coding sequence CAAATCCCGATGTGTTCGAGATCAAGGTTCCCTTCGCCAACGTGAGCACGAGCGCCACGAACTGCTTCGTCGTGATGGACGGCGGCGAGGCGCTCGTGGTGGACACGGGCGCGCCCACCGACGAGGGGGCGGGCGTGCTCGACGCCGCCCTCGACGAGCTGGGGGTAGACCGCGCGCGGGCGACGTTCTTCCTCACGCACCTGCACCTCGACCATGCGGGGCTCGTCGACCGCGTCGTGCCCGAGGGCGCGCCGCTGCTGATGAGCGCCGTCGACTTCGACGCGGTGCGCGCCTCGAGGGCCTCGACGGCCTACGACGCCTCGCGCCGCCGGCTCGTGGCGGAGGGCGTGGGCGCTTCGGACGCCTCGGGCTACGCGCGCTATGCCGTGGAGCCGCCGCTGTTCGACCCCGAGCGGGTGCGCGCGACGTTCGTCTCGGAGGGCGACGAGGTGCCCGTCGGCCGCTTCCGCTTCCAAGTGATCGAGGTGCCGGGCCATACGCCGGGGCACCTCGCGCTGTTCGAGCCCGACTCGGGCATCCTGTTCGGCGGCGACCACGTGCTGTTCGTCATCTCGCCGGGCATCGCGCCCTCGCCCGACGGCGCGGACTCCCTGCAAGCCTACCTCGACAGCCTGGCGAAGGTGCGCGCGCTCGGCTGCTCGCGGCTGTTCGTGTCGCATGGCGAGCCGCGCGACGACTTCGCCGAGCGCATCGACTGGCTCGAGGCGCACCATCGCGAGCGCCTGGAGGAGGCCGCGGGCATCGTGGCCGCCCATCCGGGCCTGACCGGCGAGCAGGTCGTCCGCCGCATCAAGTGGAACGTGCCGCACGACGCGTGGGAGGACATCTCGTTCGTGCAGCGCTGGTGCATCCTCATGGAGGGCCTCGTGATCCTCGATCACCTGGCCGACCGCGGCCTCGTGCGCCGCGAGGAGGGCGAGGCGGGCGTGCGCCGGTACTTCTGA